Sequence from the Corallococcus sp. EGB genome:
CCACGGGCTTCGCGCACCTGCCGCCAGAGCACGTGACGGCCACGAAGAGCCAGCGTTCGCTGCCCGCGAGCGCGGACCCCTACGTGCGCGACGCCCTGGGCTGGCTGGCGAACGCCTCGCCCCGGCCGGGCGAGGGGGATGAAGCGTCGTCGCTCGACGCGGCCTCGCCGGGCATGGAGGAGCGCGCCCGCGTGCTGCTCGCGGACGACAACGCGGACATGCGCGAGTACGTGTGCCGGCTGCTGGGCGCCCACTGGACGGTGGAGGCGGTGGCGGATGGCGAGGCCGCGCTCCAGGCGGCGCGGGCCCGCCCCCCGGACCTCATCCTGTCCGACGTGATGATGCCCCGGCTGGACGGCTTCGCGCTGCTCCAGGCCCTGCGCGCCGACGAGCGCACCCGGACGGTGCCCGTCATCCTGCTGTCCGCCCGCGCGGGCGAGGAGGCCCAGGAGGAGGGGCTCGCCGCGGGCGCGGACGACTACCTGGTGAAGCCCTTCTCCACGCGCGACCTGCTCTCGCGCGTCACCGCGCAGCTCACCCGTTCCCGCCTGCGCAAGCTGGAGGCCGCGCACGGCGAGCGGATGGCGCGCATCTTCCAGCACGCGCCCGTGGGCATCGCCATCCTGCGGGGCCCGGACCACGTCTACGAGTTCGCCAACGAGAACTACCTCAAGCTCGTCGCGCACCGCGACCTGGCGGGCAAGCCCATCCGCGACGCCCTGCCGGACCTGGCCCACCAGGGCATCTACGAGCTGCTGGACGGCGTCTTCACGACGGGAGAGCCGTACATCGGGCGCTCCCTGCGCGTCGTCTTCAACGACGGCCCCGACCAGTCCGCGCGCGAGGTGTTCTTCGACTTCGTCTACCAGCCCATGAGCGACGCGAAGGGCCAGGTGGACAGCATCATCGTGGTCGTCTTCGACGTGACGGAGCTGGCCACCGCGCGGCGCGAGGCGGAGTCCGCAAACCGCGCCAAGGACGAGTTCCTCGCGATGCTCGGCCACGAGCTGCGCAACCCCCTGGCCCCCATCCTCACCGCGCTCCAGCTCATGCGCCTGCGCGGCGAGACGGCCGCGGAGCGCGAGCGCACGCTCATCGAGCGGCAGGTGACGCACCTGGTGCGCATGGTGGACGACCTGCTGGACGTCAGCCGCGTCACCCGGGGCAAGGTCACCCTCAAGCGCGAGCGAATCACGCTCGCCGACGTGCTGGCCAAGGCCATTGAGCAGGTCAGCCCGCTCATCGAGCAGCGCCAGCACACGCTGGAGGTGGACCTGCCCGAGCGCGGCACGGACCTGAACGGCGACCCCACGCGGCTGGCCCAGGTGTTCGCCAACCTGCTCACCAACGCCGCCAAGTACACGGAGCCGGGCGGCTTCCTCGCGGTGACGGGCACGCGCGAGGGCCGGGAGCTGGTCATCAGCGTGCGCGACACCGGCGTGGGCGTCGCGCCGGAGATATTGCCGCGCGTGTTCGACCTCTTCGTGCAGGAGCACCAGGCCCTGGACCGCTCCCAGGGCGGCCTGGGGCTGGGGCTCGCCATCGCGCGCAGCCTGGTGACGCTGCACGAAGGCACCATCAGCGCGCACAGCGCCGGCCGGGGCCGCGGCAGCACCTTCACGGTGCGGCTGCCCGCGCTGGAGGCGGAGGTCCCCGCCGCGCTGCCCCCACCGCAGCCCGGCGCGCACGTCCCCCAGGAGCCCGCCTCCGTGAGCGCGCGCGTGCTCATCGTGGACGACAACCGGGACGCCGCGGACGTGCTCTCCGAGTCGTTGGAGTTCCTGGGCTGCACGACGCATGTCGCCTACGACGGCCCCAGCGGCCTCGAGGCGGCGAAGGCCTTCCGCCCGGAGATCGCGCTCCTGGACATCGGCCTGCCGGTGATGGATGGCTACGAGCTGGCCCGGCTGCTGCGCCAGCAGGAGGATCCCCGCTCGCTCAAGCTGGTGGCGGTGACGGGGTATGGCCAGGAGTCGGACCGGCAGCGCTCCAGGGCCGCGGGCTTCGACGCGCACCTGGTGAAGCCGCTGCACTTCGAGACGCTGGAGACGCTGCTCAAGGAGCTGACGGGCGCCTGAAGAGCAGGCCGCCCGTCATCCAGGGGACGTCGCGTCCCACGAAGCCGGGCCGGGCGGCCGCGAAGGCCTTATGCTCCGGCCCGCCATGTCCACGCCTTCCACGCGCTCCGCCCCGGTGGCGGACGGCGGACTCTTCTGCGAGCTGTACTGGGGCACCTCCCTGGCGGAGGCCTGGAGCTACGGCCCTGAGCGGGGCCAGGTCCACGCCGCGCCGGACGAGGCAGCCCCCCTGCCCCTCTACGGCTTCACGCTGCCGGAGGAGCCATTCCTCCTGGCCGAGCGCACCCCGAAGGGCTGGCGCATCCACGTGCCGCCGTCCGCGCGCGTGGAGAAGAGCATCCAGGGCGCGGACTTCCACCCGGTGGGCCCGGAGGAGCTGACGGGCGCGCCGGGCCGCGCGGCGGTGGAGCTGCACGAGGGCACCACGCTGCGCCTCATGGAGGGCGAGCTGCGGCTGCTCGTGCAGCCGTCGGTGGTGAAGGAGCGCGCGGGCCGCTTCCGCGCGCGGGACGTGGCCTGGCTCATCACCGTGGCCATCCTCTTCCTGAGCGCGCCCATCGCCTTCCTCGCCATGGGGCCGAACCCGGCGCGCATCGCCGCGAACAACGCGCGAGCGCTGCAGGTGGCCCACGACAAGGAAGAGGCGCGGCGCAAGGCCCTGGGGTTGGATCAGCCGCTCAAGCCGCTGACGGAGGCCGAGCGCGCCGCGCAGCAGCAGGACGGCGGCGCACGCGTCACCGTCCCGGCGAGCTTCGGCGTGCGCTAGCTCAGGGCCCCAGGCCCACCCAGACCTCGCCGTCCTCGAAGAACTCCTTCTTCCAGATGGGCACGTCCTGCTTGAGCCGCTCGATGGCGTACTCGCAGCCCAGGAAGGCCTCCTTGCGGTGCGCGGAGGCCGCGGCGATGACGACGGCCAGCTCGCCCGGTACCAGGGTGCCCACGCGGTGCACGATGGCCAGCCGCGTCCCCGGCCACGTGCGGGCCACCTCGTCGCCAATCTCCGCGAGCTTCGCCTCCGCCATGGGCGCGTAGGCCTCGTACTCCAGGCGCAGCACGCGCCGGCCCTTCGTCTGGTCTCGCACGGCGCCGGAGAACGTCACCAGCCCGCCCGCGCCCACCGAGGCCACCGCGTCCACCACCTCCGACAGCTGGAGCGGCCGGCCCACCACCGCGAAGCGCGCCGGCGCCCCGCCCGCCACCGGCGGAATCAGCGCCAGCTCCGCGTCCGGCGACACCGGCGAGTCCAGCTTCACGAACTGCTGCTGCACCGCCACGCGCAGGTGCGGCAACAGCGGCGCCAGCGGCGGGTGCTTCGCCGCGAGCAGCGAGAGCACATCCGAGACGCGCGCCCCGGGCGGCACGTCCAGCGACTCACGGGACAGGCCCGCGAGCTCGCGGGCCGCGGCGAAGTACAGCACCGTCACGGGCATGGCCTGATGCCTCCTGGCGTGAATCCTAGCGCTCGCGCAGCACGATGCGGCCCTGGAGCCGGCCGCCCCCCTCCACGGGGGCGAAGTCGAGGAACCCGTATTCGAACGGCGTGAGCCGCTCCAGCAGCGCCGACACGAAGACCTGGCTCGCCAGGAGCTTCGCCCCGTTCACGCCCGGCACCGAGCGCACCCCGGCGAGGTCCGCCCGAAGCCGCCCCATGTCCACCATCAGCGACAGGTGGCCCGGGCCGAACGCCTCCGCGCCGAAGCGCGTGCGCAGCGTCGTGCCCACGTCCCCCAGCTCGCGCCCGGTGAGCACCTCACCGGCCTCCAGCGTGGCGCGCTCCGGGCTGAGGGTGAGCGACACCGGCTGCTCCAGGAGCCGCGTGCGGAAGCGCGTGGTGCTGTCCTGCGCCTCCTTCTGGAAGACGAGCCCGTTGTCCTGCAGCTGCTTCTGGATGAGCTGCTGCACCGGCTGCACCGAGTTGAGGCCCGCCTCCATCACCACCGTGCCCTTGGGCGCCGGGTGCTGATCCCGGATGAAGCTCTGGAAGAAGGCCGCCGCGTTGAAGTAGACGAGCATGGCCACGTCGCCGCGCAGCGCCTTCAGGAGCGGCTCCGCGTCCAGCCCCTGCGTGCGCCAGCGCTCCAGCGTCCGCTGCCGCCGGGGCGACCCCGGCGAGCCGAACACCAGCCGCGCCAGCTCCTCCGGAGGCACCGACAGCTGCGCCGCCGCCACCGGCCCCACCGCCGCGCGCCCCAGCAGCCCCGAGGCCGGCCCCTTCGTGCCGCCCAGCAGCGGCCGGGACGAGGACAGGAAGCCGTCCAGCTCCGCCTGGTCCGCCTGCACCGCGACCGCGCCGAAGAAGCCGCGCACCGGCATGTCCTCCTTCTCCGCCTCCGGCACCGGCGGCGAGGAGAAGAGGAACACGCTGCCGTCGCGCACCTTGCCGCGCAGCTCGCCCAGGAGCGCGTTCTCGGAGATGCCCGGCCCGGACAGCGTCTCCACCCGGCGGCGCACATGCTCCACGTCCGGCGCCTCCTCCACCGCGAGCGCCTTCACCGTCTCCCCGGGCGCCGGCGGCTCCGGCGAGTCCGGCACCGCGAGGTACACGTAGCCCCGGTCCGCGAACAGCAGCATGGACCGGCCGCCGTCCGCCGGGTCCACGCGCGCGCTGCCGTCCTCGCGGGGCAGCACGTGATGTCCGGCCTCGCGCAGCTCGCGCGCCACGGCCGCGAGCGCCGCCCTCGAATCCGTCACGCCCAGCAGCGCCACCACGCCGTCGAAGTCCGGCAGGATGAAGAAGCCGAAGCCCTCCTCGGGATCCACCTCCGAGGGGCCGGCCGAGAGGCCGCGCAGGAGCAGCGGCACGAGCGGCGTGTCCTCCAGCGTGCGGCTCGCGTTGGCTTCGCCCACCAGCCGCCCGTAGAAGCCCACCAGCCCCTCCACGTTGCCGCGCAGGCGGGGCACCCACAGCACCGTCTGCGCGTCCTCGGGCACCGCGCGCAAGACCGGGCGCGGCACCACGGTGAGCACCACCCGGGCCAGCTCCTTGTCCCCGTCCAGCGCCCGCACCGTGTAGCGGCCGGCGGTGGCCCACGCGTGCTTCACGCCCGGCGCCGTCTGGGGCGGCGTGCCGTCCCCGAAGTCCCAGGTGACGGAGGGCGCCTTCGCAGCGGAGGAGCCGAAGGCCTCCGGCACTCCCGCCTCCAGCGTGCGCTCCGGCCCCAGGTCCGGCCTCACGCTCCGGCAGCCGGCGGCCGCGAGCCCGACGGCGGCCAGCAGGAGGAGACGGCGAAGCGGGGACGGGAGCGGGCGGGGTCGGGAGGCCATGGGCCGTTCGGTTAGTAGTCCAACGCCAGACCGAACATCCAGCGCCGGCTGCCCAGGTCCAGGCCCTTGCCGCCGAAGTTGTTCACATCCGCGTGCGTGTACTCGGCGAAGAGGTACGAGTGGTTCACGCCCAGGTCCGAGTCGAAGTCGCGCGCGAAGCGCGGCTCCAGCACGTCCAGGAGGAACGACACGCCCGCGGTCCCCGCCCAGCCCCACTTGCCGCCACTGCCCTTGCTGTCACCCACCACCTCCGTGGCGCTGCCCGCCGTCATCCACCACGGGGTGTAGACGAGCCCCAGCTTGGCGTACGGCACCAGCGGGATGCCCCAGCGGAAGGCCGCGTAGTCGAACTTGTAGAAGGCGTTGACCTGGATGGGCAGCACCTTCAGCGCCGCCTTGTCCGCCGCCGCCGAGCCGTTATCCAGCTTCGCGTCCGCGTACTTCTCCCCGTAGCCCAGGCTCAGTCCCAGGCCCGCCGTGCCGACGCCCTGGTAGAAGAAGCGCTGGATCTCCGCCTCGATGAGCAGGAGCGACGCGTCACCGAAGGTGTCCTTGTACGGCGTCTTGCCGCCCAGGGCCTTCTCGCTGTCGATGCGCGGCTTGTAGGCGCCGCCACGGAAGATGACCGCGCCGGTGCGCGGCGAGCGCGTCGGGGCCGTCACCTCCTGCGCCACCGCCGGTACCGCCAAGAGAAGCGCCGCGACTCCCAGGCCCACAGCCCTGCTGCTCATGACACCTTCCTCCGAGACGACCACCAGATGCCCAGCGCGGCCAGCACCGCGCCACCCGCGATGCCGCCACCGGTCGCGGCACACCCGCCGCTCTCCTCGCCGCCAGCATCTTTGTACGCGTCGAACAAGCCATTGCTCTTCACGGGCGTCGCGTCCACCTGGGCGGACCCGTCGCTCACGTTGCCCGCGGCGTCGATGATGGTCGCCTGGAGCCGGTACGTCACGCCATTCGTGAGGCCGCTGATGACGACGTTGCCCTCGCCGGCCGCCTTGGTGACGCGCGTCACCGGCCCCGTGGTGCCCTGCAGCGCCATTGCGCCCACCAGCCCCGCCCCAGCGTCGTCCATGCCCGCGTCCACGTCCGTGCCCGCATCCACGTCCGTGCCCGCGTCCGTCCCAGCATCCGCGTCCGTCCCAGCATCCTCCTCCGTGCCGGCATCCCCCTCCGTGCCCGCGTCGGTGCCCGCCGTGGCCACCATCGCGGCCTCCACCGCGATGGTGGAGCCAGTCTCCGCGCCATCCACCTGCACCGACAGCGCCGAGTCCCGGACGATGACCTTGGCGATGGTGGGGGGGTTGGGCTCAACCGGGTCGTACTTCACCACGAAGGCCGGCGTCCCCACGCTCGAGAAAGTCGTCTGACAGTTGAATCCGCCGGTGTCGGTCCTCCGGGCCGACGCGCAGAGGTTGAAGGTCTTCTCGAGCTTGGTGTCGCAGGTCAACGGGGTGCCCGCGTCCGCGGCATTGTGCGCCGCGAGCAGGTCCGCCACGGTGAAGGACACGGTCCCGGTTTGCGTCGTGTCCGACGCGCTGAAGGTCGCCAGCGTCAAATCCCCGGGCTGCGGCTTCGTGCCGCAACTGTTGGTGGTCACGTAGATATAGAGCGACTCCTCACAGGGCTTCCCGGAGCGCGTGAAGTTGAAGCGCCGCGGCGTCGCACAGTCCGACTGGGGGATCAGGAGGACCAGGGACGTTCCACTGGTGGACGCACTCGTGAACTGCACCGCGGGCACCTGGGCCACGGCCGTGGAGGCGAAGAGCAGGAGGCCAATGAAAGGGAGGCGCATGGATGGGCCAGAGGCTAGCAAGGGCGGGGCCACCCTCAACCCCCATCCAGACGCCCTGTTCCCCAAGAAAACCCCCCGGTTCTGACGCCTTCGCGCGCCAAACAGGCAAGGCGTCCCCGGGGGCTTTGCCAAATTGTCAGGCGGGGCGTTCCGCCAGCTTGAGGCCCGCGTCCACCAGGTGGGCGGCGGCCCGCCCGGCGTTGTCCACGGACGCGAAGAGCGTCACCCACTCCGGGGCCTGGGGGAAGGCGCGCACCCGGCCCACGTGGACGGCCGGGTCGCTCATCACCAGCATGGGCATGGGGTAGACGCGCTCGCCGGGGGCATCCAGCACCTTCAGCGAGGGCGACGTCTTCAGCGCGGCTCGCACCTGCTCCACCGGGCCGGCCTTCTTCAACTGCACGTTCACGACGAGGCCGTGGCCGTGGAAGGTGGGCACCTGCACGGCGGTGCCGGCCAGCACGGGCGTCTCCCCCAGGGCGGCGAAGAGGCGCGCGGCCTCCAGCGTCCAGCCGCCCTCCTCCTCCGTCCACGGGCTGTTCACCATGAAGCCGCCCACCTGGGGCACCAGGTTGAAGCCCACGCGGTGCGGGAAGGCCTGCGGCTCCGGCTCGCGGCCGGACAGGAGGTCCGCGGTCTGCTTCTCCAGCTCCGCGATGCCGCGCACGCCCGCGCTGGACACGCCCATCATCGCCGTCACCTGCGCGCGCACCACGCCGAACGCGCGGCGCAGCGGCTCCACCAGGTGTACGGCGGCGCTGGTGACGATGCCCGGCAGGCTCACCACGCGGCCCTTGAAGCTGAAGCCCGGCCCCAGGGCCTCCGTGTTGAAGCCCGGGAGGATCAGCGGCACGTTGCCGTCACCGCGGAAGGCGGAGCTCGCGTCCACCACCCACGCGCCCGCGGCCTGCGCGGCCGGGGCCAGCGTGCGGGAGGCCTCCGCCGGCGTGGCCAGCAGCACGACGTGGAGGCCCCGGAAGGCGTCCGCCGAGGCGCGCTCCACCTCCAGCGTGTCCTCGCCGTACTCCACCTCCAGGCCCTTGGAGCGCTCCGAACCGAAGGCCTGCACCTGCTCCACCGGCACGTCGCGCGCGTACAGGTTCGCCAGCACCTCGCGGCCCACCACGCCCGTGGCGCCCACCACGCCAATCCGAAGGTTCTCTCTCATGCGGGGCTCCTTTACGTCAGCGCCCCCGCCCGTGCGAGCACGACGAAGCGCCCTTGGGGCGGAGGCTTCAGTCTTCCTTCAGCCGCGCCGTGGGCGCCGGGCCCGGCAGCGGCGGGAACTTCGGATTGCGCTCCGGCTCGGACGCGCGGACGTAGTGCGGCTCCAGGGCGAAGAGCGCCTCCTGCGAGTACGCCTCCGGCAGCCTCGCCAGCCGCCCCACCTCCACCGCGGACGGGAAGGCCGGGCCGGACAACAGCCGGTGCGGCGCGACGCCGTGCTTCTCCAGCGCGGGGCGGTAGTCCGCGAGCGCCGGGCCCAGCGCCACGGCCCGCGGTTCGGCGGCCATGCGCTCGGCCACCTCCTCCGGCGGCATGGCCGTCTCCGGCGCCAGCGCCTCCACGACGTGGCCCACGCGGCGGTAGGCGCCCAGGTAGAGGTCGTCCTTGCGCGCCACGGCGAGGCAGAACAGCGGCACGCCCTCCGGGCCCTCCAGCGCCACCGCCGCCAGGGACGACGCGCCAGCCACCTTGAGGCCCGTGGCGTACGCCAGCGCCTTCACCGTGGCCAGGCCGATGCGCAGGCCGGTGAAGGAGCCCGGCCCCAGGCCCACGGCCAGCCCCTCCAGGTCCTGGAGCTTCAGCCCGTGGCGCTGGAGCAGCTCCCCGACGATGCCGGGGAGGACCTCGCTCTGCTTGTCCGGCGGAGGCACCACCACGTGCTCCACGGCGCGCACGGCGTCCCCGTGGCGTTCCACCAGGGCAAGCGACAGCGTCAGCGTGGAGGTGTCCAGCGCGAGCAACACAGGCGACATCCCTTCTTTCGTTTCAAGGCACTCAGGCCACGGCGGCCCAGAACTCCACCGGCACCTGCGACACGCGGTCGCTCCCGCACCGGTACAGCCGCACGCGCGCCAGGCCCTTGTCCAGCATGCCCAGCGCCTTCGCGGCGGCCTTCGACACGTCGATGATGCGGCCGTCCACGAAGGGGCCGCGGTCGTTGACGCGCACCTCCACCTGGCGGCCGTTCTCCATGTTCATCACCTTCACGCACGATCCGAAGCGCTCCGTGCGGTGCGCGGCGGTGAAGGCGTTCTGGTTGAACTTCTCCCCGCTGGCGGTGCGCTGGCCGTGGAGGCCGGGGCCGTAGAAGGACGCGAGCCCCTCGCCCAGGTAGTTGCGCGGCATGTTCTTCCGGCGGGTGACCGGGGTGCCCTCGTCGCCGCCGGAGGCGGGCTCCGGCGGCTGGGGCTTCGCCGCGCGCGTCGCGCAGCCAGCGCACAATCCCATCCCCAGGAGCAGGAGCGCGGTCCGTCCTCGCATCATCACCTCGGCTAGCGGGTCACGTCGTTGGTCACGGCCAGCAGCATGAGCAGGATGAGCAGCGCCAGGCCCACCATGTTCGCCACCTCGCGCACGCGCACGGGGATGGGGCGGCGGCGGATGCCCTCCCACGCCGCGGACAGGAGGTGGAAGCCGTCCAGCACCGGGATGGGCAGCAGGTTCATCACGCCCAGGTTGATGGAGATGATGGCCATCAGGTTGAGGAAGCTGTCCAGGCCCTGCTCGGCGCTCTTGGCGGCCAGCTGGTACATCATGATGGGGCCGCCAATCGTGCTGGGCGACACCTTGCCCACGACCAGCCCGCCCAGCACCTGCACCATCTGCCCGACAATCTTCGGGACGATGAGCACGGCCTCCTTGAACGCGGCGGCCGGGCCCAGGTCGACGGTCACCTTGTCCAACGGGGGCGTCACGTCCGCGGCGCTGTAGGACCACGGGCGCACGCCGAGCACCAGCGGCGTGCTGGTCTGCCCGAAGTCATCGCGCGTCTTGAGAGGGGCGAGCGCCAGCTTCTGCGTGCGCTCGCCCTGCGCCCCGCGCCACGTCAGCGTGAAGGGTTCGGCCTGGAGGCGGCTGAGCCACATGGTCAGCCGGGTGAAGGACTTCAGCGGCTGGCCGTTGATGGCCAGGATGCGGTCTCCGGCCTGGATGCCGGCGGCCTCCGCGGCGCTGCCGGCGGCCACGCTCGCCACGTAGAGGTCCACGGGGTCCGCGCCCAGCGCCGCCACGCCTTCACCGGGCTGCCGCGGCAGGGTCACCTTGACCACCTCCGGCACCCGCCCCGTGACGCCGCCCACCGCCACGGGAGACAGGCGCTCGACGGTCAGCTCCAGGGGCGTGCCCTCCGCCACCTTGCCCACCTCGCGGTAGAGCGCGTCCTCGTCCTGCACGCTCACGCCGTTGACGGCCAGCACGCGGTCGAAGGTCTTGAGGCCCGCGGCGGCCGCGGCGGAGCCCTGGGGAACGCCCACCACCGTGGGCTGCGGGACGGGGCCCACGCCAATCATCCCCCGCTCGACGGTGTCCACCTGGGACACCTCCACGTTCTTCTCCGGCGTCACCTCCACCACGCGCGTCTTGCCGTCGCGCTCCACGGTGACGGGGATGGGGCGGTCGAACTTGCCGATGAACGCGTCGCGCATGTCCTCGAAGGTGCGCACCTGCTCGCCGTCCACGGACAGGATGCGGTCCCCGGGGCGGATGCCCGCGGCGGCGGCGGCCATGTCCGGCGTCACCGAGCCCACGCGCGTGGACAGCGCCTGCTGGGGGCCCAGGAAGACGAAGAAGTAGACGAGGATGGGGAACAGCAGGTTGAAGGCCGGGCCCGCGAGGACAATCAGGCCGCGCTTCCAGGGCGGCTGCGCCAGGAAGCCGCGCGCGGCCTCCTCCGGCGGGAGCTCCTCGTGGGGCAGGTCGCCCGCCATCTTCACGAAGCCGCCCAGGGGCAGCAGCGCCACCTGGTACTCCGTCTCGCCCTTGGTGAAGCCGATGAGCTTGGGCCCGAAGCCGATGGAGAACTTGAGGACCTTCACCCCGCAGGCCTTGGCCACGAGGAAGTGGCCAAGCTCATGCACCGTGACGAGCACGCCCAAGAGGAGGATGAAGAACCCGAGGTTCTGGAGCATGGGCAGAAGAGTAATCGCGCCCCCCGGGAGGGACAACGCACAACGCAAGGCGCAAGCCGGGCGAGCAGGCGCGATATCAGGCACTTACGGCAGCAGGTGCCTCACGAACTGCACATAGACGAACACGAGCGGCGCGTTGAAGATGAGCGCGTCGATGCGATCCAGCACGCCGCCGTGTCCGGGAATGAGCTTTCCGGAGTCCTTCACGCCGTAGGCGCGCTTGAGCATGGACTCGCAGAGGTCGCCCACGGGGCCCAGGAGGCCACCGGCGATGCCCAGCAGCACACAGTCCCACACGGTGAAGATGGGGAAGAAGCCGAGCTTGGCGATGAACATGCCGAGCACGGAGCCCACCATGCCGCCGAAGAAGCCCTCCCACGTCTTGTTCGGGCTCACCGCCGGGTAGAGCTTGTGCTTCCCGAGGAAGCGGCCGGCGAAGTACGCCAGCGTGTCGTTGGCCCAGGTGATGGTGAGCGCGCAGATGACCCACGCGTGCCCTTCCCCCGGCAACAGGCGCAGCGCGGACAGCGCGGTGAGGCCGATGGAGCCGTAGAGGAAGCCCGTGACGAGGTGCGCGGCCCGGGTGGGCGCCTCCGCGAGCGAGCCCCGGAACAGGTTGTAGATCCACGCGAAGAAGAAGAAGACGGACGTGACCCAGAAGGCCGTCTCGCCCGTGCGCGCGGCGTCCCTCAGGGGGAGCAGCGGCATGACGAAGGCGGCGGCCATGCCCACCCAGGCGGCGGCGCCCAGGCGCTTCTGCGTGATGAGGTAGTACTCGCCGGCGCAGACCGCGGCGGCACCCGCCAGGAGGATGGCGCTGTAGTACCCGCCCAGGAACAGGAGCAGGAGCACCAGCGGCAGGAGGGTGACGCCTGTGACAACGCGGATGAGGAGGTTCTTGTTCTTCTCGTTCACGCCTTGGCCCGCTGGGGGGTGTCGTCCCGGTTGACCTGGGCGGACGTCAGCCCGAAGCGCCTCTCGCGGCCCTGGTACTGCGACAGGCAGCGCAGGAACTCTTCGGTGCGGAAGTCAGGCCACAGGGCGTCGGTGAAGCACAGCTCGGCGTACGCCAGTTGCCAGAGCAGGAAGTTGGAGATGCGCTGCTCACCGCTGGTGCGCACGATGAGGTCCACCGGCGGCAGCCCGGCGGTCCACAGCCGCGACTCCAGGTCGTCGGCGTCCAGGCGCGCGGGGTCCAGCTCACCGCGGGCGGCGGCCTGGGCCAGCTCTCGCGCGGCGCGCAGCAGCTCCTCGCGGCCTCCGTAGGAGAGCGCCAGGGTGAGCACCATGCCCGTGTTGTGGGCGGAGTCGGCCCTGAGGCGCTCCAGGGGCTCGCGGACGAAGCGCGGGAGCTTGTCCACCTCGCCAATGGCGTTGAGGCGGATGCCGTTGTCGAGGATCTCCGCGCGCTCGGACTCCAGGTACTCGCGCAGGAGGTCCATCAGGCCGGCGACCTCCTCCGCCGGGCGGGCCCAGTTCTGGGAGGAGAAGGCGTAGAGGGTGAGGGCCTGGACGCCCAGGCGGCGGGCGGTGCGGGTGACCTCGCGCACGCTCACGCTGCCCTCGCGGTGGCCCTCCAGCCGGGGCTGGCCGCGCAGCTCCGCCCAGCGGCCGTTGCCGTCCATGATGATGCCCACGTGGCGCGGGAGCGGCCGGGCCTTGACCTGGACCTCGAGAGCGGTGGGCAACACGGTGGGGCGATCCATGAAGCCGCGCACCCTAGCGGCGGCTTCGCGTCGCGTCCACGGGCGCGTGGCCGCCCGGTCCCCCTGGGCTGTTGGATGGTCGCCTGCCGGGGGGGAACGGTTCATGAGGGGACAGGAGACCAGCTAGAGTGGGTTTCCATGAAAACTCTTCATGCCCTCCCCTCCTTCCGGCTGCTCGGCGGGCTGCTCGGCTTCTGGGTGTTCGGGACGGGACCGGCCTTCGGACAGGTGGCGGGGACGGAGACGG
This genomic interval carries:
- a CDS encoding PKD domain-containing protein produces the protein MASRPRPLPSPLRRLLLLAAVGLAAAGCRSVRPDLGPERTLEAGVPEAFGSSAAKAPSVTWDFGDGTPPQTAPGVKHAWATAGRYTVRALDGDKELARVVLTVVPRPVLRAVPEDAQTVLWVPRLRGNVEGLVGFYGRLVGEANASRTLEDTPLVPLLLRGLSAGPSEVDPEEGFGFFILPDFDGVVALLGVTDSRAALAAVARELREAGHHVLPREDGSARVDPADGGRSMLLFADRGYVYLAVPDSPEPPAPGETVKALAVEEAPDVEHVRRRVETLSGPGISENALLGELRGKVRDGSVFLFSSPPVPEAEKEDMPVRGFFGAVAVQADQAELDGFLSSSRPLLGGTKGPASGLLGRAAVGPVAAAQLSVPPEELARLVFGSPGSPRRQRTLERWRTQGLDAEPLLKALRGDVAMLVYFNAAAFFQSFIRDQHPAPKGTVVMEAGLNSVQPVQQLIQKQLQDNGLVFQKEAQDSTTRFRTRLLEQPVSLTLSPERATLEAGEVLTGRELGDVGTTLRTRFGAEAFGPGHLSLMVDMGRLRADLAGVRSVPGVNGAKLLASQVFVSALLERLTPFEYGFLDFAPVEGGGRLQGRIVLRER
- a CDS encoding MXAN_2562 family outer membrane beta-barrel protein, which gives rise to MSSRAVGLGVAALLLAVPAVAQEVTAPTRSPRTGAVIFRGGAYKPRIDSEKALGGKTPYKDTFGDASLLLIEAEIQRFFYQGVGTAGLGLSLGYGEKYADAKLDNGSAAADKAALKVLPIQVNAFYKFDYAAFRWGIPLVPYAKLGLVYTPWWMTAGSATEVVGDSKGSGGKWGWAGTAGVSFLLDVLEPRFARDFDSDLGVNHSYLFAEYTHADVNNFGGKGLDLGSRRWMFGLALDY
- a CDS encoding molybdenum cofactor biosynthesis protein MoaE, with the translated sequence MPVTVLYFAAARELAGLSRESLDVPPGARVSDVLSLLAAKHPPLAPLLPHLRVAVQQQFVKLDSPVSPDAELALIPPVAGGAPARFAVVGRPLQLSEVVDAVASVGAGGLVTFSGAVRDQTKGRRVLRLEYEAYAPMAEAKLAEIGDEVARTWPGTRLAIVHRVGTLVPGELAVVIAAASAHRKEAFLGCEYAIERLKQDVPIWKKEFFEDGEVWVGLGP
- a CDS encoding ATP-binding protein — protein: MSQSPSPSIPSSEERHFAGGGEMGELVRSMDWSRTPLGPSRDWPVSLKTMVGVVLHNRFPMLMWWGPEMIQVYNDAYRPVLGHKHPGSLGAPGEQVWSEIWDVVGPMARSVLGGGPATWSENLELFLNSRGFIEETFHTFSYSPIPDEQGDVGGVLVTVRETTQQVQHERQLRMLRDLAARSADAKSPEQACQASLAVLAENDLDLPFSLLYLLDADGDTVHLAGGSRLPDAVLAALPVRQSLSAGAGTDWPFAEAALTGDAVVVKDVGARLSALPGGRWGTPPSLAVVRALTRPGQSRPAGFLVGGVSPRRLLDAPYHAFFQATAEHVAATVANARAYQDERLRAEALAALDRAKTAFFSNISHELRTPLTLLLGPTEDALASPERALQGDALETVHRNAVRLRKLVNTLLDFARIEAGRVRAAYEPTDLAALTTGLASAFRSAIERAGLVLEVDCPPLPEPAWVDHEMWEKIVLNLVSNALKFTFTGTITVAQAVRDGHIELRVSDTGTGIPAHELPRLFERFHRVHGVRARSHEGSGIGLALVHELVRLHGGALTVESELDRGTTFTVRIPTGFAHLPPEHVTATKSQRSLPASADPYVRDALGWLANASPRPGEGDEASSLDAASPGMEERARVLLADDNADMREYVCRLLGAHWTVEAVADGEAALQAARARPPDLILSDVMMPRLDGFALLQALRADERTRTVPVILLSARAGEEAQEEGLAAGADDYLVKPFSTRDLLSRVTAQLTRSRLRKLEAAHGERMARIFQHAPVGIAILRGPDHVYEFANENYLKLVAHRDLAGKPIRDALPDLAHQGIYELLDGVFTTGEPYIGRSLRVVFNDGPDQSAREVFFDFVYQPMSDAKGQVDSIIVVVFDVTELATARREAESANRAKDEFLAMLGHELRNPLAPILTALQLMRLRGETAAERERTLIERQVTHLVRMVDDLLDVSRVTRGKVTLKRERITLADVLAKAIEQVSPLIEQRQHTLEVDLPERGTDLNGDPTRLAQVFANLLTNAAKYTEPGGFLAVTGTREGRELVISVRDTGVGVAPEILPRVFDLFVQEHQALDRSQGGLGLGLAIARSLVTLHEGTISAHSAGRGRGSTFTVRLPALEAEVPAALPPPQPGAHVPQEPASVSARVLIVDDNRDAADVLSESLEFLGCTTHVAYDGPSGLEAAKAFRPEIALLDIGLPVMDGYELARLLRQQEDPRSLKLVAVTGYGQESDRQRSRAAGFDAHLVKPLHFETLETLLKELTGA